Below is a genomic region from Raphanus sativus cultivar WK10039 chromosome 4, ASM80110v3, whole genome shotgun sequence.
caaAAAATTCGGCGTTTCCTCACATttgattattataataattctttttgccattttcataaattaaattattaaagttGTATATATCGGCATGAGCTTTGGTTATGAGTCGTGACTCAGAAAAATACAAATGGATAACATTTGGGTTCTACCACTTCTCTTCCTAATCTTTTCTGGGGTAATCGCCGCTTACAGAAGTTCAAAGAGGCCGCAACCCCGGAAACCACCTTCTCCTCCTGGTTATCCGATCATCGGAAACTTACACCAGCTCGGAGTTTTACCACACCAATCTCTATGGAATATGTCAAAGAAGTATGGTCCCGTGATGCTTTTGAACCTTGGAAAAGTCCCAATGGTCGTGCTTTCTTCTGTTGAAACCGCAAAACAAGCTCTAAGAGACCATGACGTCCACTGTTGTAGCCGTCCTACGGTAGCAGGTAATTAATGTAAATCTCACAACACATAGTAAAGTTTTGAATGGTTAACGTATTGTTGGTATTGTGTCACTCCCCAGGGCTTAGAGAACTCTCTTACAACAATCTGGACATAGCTTTCTCTCCTTTTAGTGATTACTGGAAAGAAGTAAGGAAGCTAGCTGTTATGGAACTATTTAGTACCAAACAAGTACTTTCCATTAAACCCATCATGGACGAGCAGGTCAAGAAACTGATCGACTCAGTTGCCGAATCAGCTTCTCAGAAATTACCTATCAGTGTGAATAAAACATTTCTTGATTTAACTAAACGTGAGGTATGCAAAGCAGCATTTGGTGTTAGTTTTGAGGGGACTGGTATCAACAGTGACGGGTTTAATAAGTTAGTCCGCGAGGCGTTCGAGATGTTGGGAAGCTTCTCTGCCGCTGACTTTATTCCGTACGTGGGTTGGATCATCGACCAGTTCACGGGTTTACAAGGGAGGAGGGAGAGAAGCGTGAGAGATCTTGATGCGTTCTATGAATATGTGATTAATCTGCATAAAGAGGAAAAGAAACAAGGGAGTGAAGATTTCGTTGATCTGCTCTTGAGGTTAGAGAAGGAAGGAACTGTTCTTGGAAATGACAATCTCACAAGAAACCATATCAAGGCTATTTTGATGGTAAAGATTCAATAAAAAACTCATATCCATAAATTAATATTGATCTATATTTAGTTTTGGTCTAagttttttcctttaaaattcATCAACTTTCGTTTTCAGTGTTTtggatttatataattattatata
It encodes:
- the LOC108851793 gene encoding cytochrome P450 71B26, with the protein product MDNIWVLPLLFLIFSGVIAAYRSSKRPQPRKPPSPPGYPIIGNLHQLGVLPHQSLWNMSKKYGPVMLLNLGKVPMVVLSSVETAKQALRDHDVHCCSRPTVAGLRELSYNNLDIAFSPFSDYWKEVRKLAVMELFSTKQVLSIKPIMDEQVKKLIDSVAESASQKLPISVNKTFLDLTKREVCKAAFGVSFEGTGINSDGFNKLVREAFEMLGSFSAADFIPYVGWIIDQFTGLQGRRERSVRDLDAFYEYVINLHKEEKKQGSEDFVDLLLRLEKEGTVLGNDNLTRNHIKAILMNILLGGVETSAVTMTWAMTELTRNPRVMKKVQSEIRNQMGNKSIISLDDTDKLTYLKMVIKETWRIHPPVPLLSPREAMSEFEINGYTINAKTRLHVNVWAIGRDPDTWKDPEEFLPERFMDNNIDSKGKNYELLPFGSGRRVCPAIFMGTTMVECGLANMLCNFDWKLPEGIAVEDIDVEESPGLSVSKKSELLLVPMKYLDH